Proteins from a single region of Streptomyces sp. HUAS 15-9:
- a CDS encoding LuxE/PaaK family acyltransferase produces MNPHLAPVEVSDPAALGQVQRLCDLTEPYAAGAHADELFAAAMAESNAWHTERSPFFAALLQDPPEAPAPTVGLAVRTPLVPAAFFKRHEVLSVPRDEVFLHLTSSGTTGQKSQMFFDRWTIRSAQRMVARVFDHYGWITPDRPVNYLLYSYEPAPSLTLGTSFTDNYLCDFAPARHTTHALRHTGSGHEFDVHGCIAALQRYAEDDIPVRILGFPAFLHFTLERMKAMGLPPLRLPEGSLVVLGGGWKGHADRRIGKDDFRAEVTELLGIPGARIRDTFGSVEHCVPYVECAHHRLHVPVWSRAAVRDPATLRPLPYGERGFLHLVSPYITSVPAHSVVMGDIASLHPGEECPCPLSTDWFTVHGRAGVSRNRSCAVAAAELMKGMS; encoded by the coding sequence ATGAACCCCCATCTCGCTCCCGTCGAGGTCTCCGACCCGGCGGCGCTCGGCCAGGTGCAGCGGCTGTGCGACCTGACCGAGCCGTACGCCGCCGGCGCCCACGCCGACGAACTGTTCGCCGCCGCCATGGCCGAGTCCAACGCCTGGCACACCGAGCGTTCCCCGTTCTTCGCCGCGCTCCTCCAGGACCCGCCGGAGGCGCCCGCGCCCACCGTCGGACTCGCGGTGCGCACACCGCTGGTGCCCGCCGCCTTCTTCAAGCGCCACGAGGTGCTCTCCGTCCCCCGTGACGAGGTGTTCCTGCATCTGACCTCTTCGGGTACGACGGGCCAGAAGTCCCAGATGTTCTTCGACCGGTGGACGATCCGGTCGGCGCAGCGCATGGTGGCCCGGGTCTTCGATCACTACGGCTGGATCACCCCCGACCGACCGGTCAACTACCTGCTCTACAGCTACGAGCCCGCCCCGTCACTGACGTTGGGCACGTCGTTCACCGACAACTACCTGTGCGACTTCGCCCCCGCACGGCACACCACGCACGCACTGCGGCACACCGGATCCGGGCACGAGTTCGACGTGCATGGCTGCATCGCGGCGCTCCAGCGCTACGCCGAGGACGACATCCCGGTCCGCATTCTCGGATTCCCGGCCTTCCTCCACTTCACCCTGGAGCGGATGAAGGCGATGGGGCTGCCGCCGCTGCGGCTGCCCGAGGGATCGCTGGTGGTCCTCGGCGGCGGCTGGAAGGGCCACGCCGACCGCAGGATCGGCAAGGACGACTTCCGCGCCGAAGTGACCGAACTCCTCGGCATCCCGGGCGCGCGGATCCGCGACACCTTCGGTTCCGTCGAGCACTGTGTGCCGTACGTCGAGTGCGCACACCACCGCCTGCACGTACCCGTGTGGTCCCGCGCGGCGGTCCGCGACCCGGCCACGCTGCGCCCTCTGCCGTACGGGGAACGCGGTTTCCTGCACCTGGTGAGCCCGTACATCACTTCGGTTCCGGCGCACAGCGTCGTGATGGGCGACATCGCCTCGCTGCATCCGGGCGAGGAATGCCCCTGCCCGCTGTCCACCGACTGGTTCACCGTGCACGGCCGCGCCGGGGTGAGCCGCAACCGCAGTTGCGCGGTCGCCGCCGCCGAACTGATGAAGGGAATGTCGTGA
- a CDS encoding acyl-CoA reductase, with protein MTTSQLHLWQGEFVDDAEAARRMDGLSESAGRILAHPLPTEVVLGACAAVGEELGDPGSTLYRRLAGQLPADEVTPILAELSTALTRQALERKLRRELGGLRPERLTRPDARETVYEAWAPVGLLVHIAPGNAASVAPLSVVEGLLAGNLNVLKTSASDTALALDLLAALGAADPTGLISERVIALRFPSSRREWLTALCDQADAIAVWGGDDAVSAVRELAPPGCRVVAWGHRVSFAYLTRDAAHDDALLDALAADVCRFEQQACSSPQVVYLDTEDTDEVFAFAGRFAGRLAKVSGALPAPPPGPAEQAEITTVQRLAQLEQHLGLTRVFAAEDGTWRVLADARPVLDASPLHRSVWVKPLPRRRITTVLRPMRRYLQTAAIGGDRADVAALSRAMFAAGVTRVTPVGSMLEGYDGEPHDGVYALQRYSRRVSLRAPGTDFGTVACLDDLVEPPVLPAAPSGPLLGKEEVQRALTSLEPRHAHLYFRSGGSTGAPALSVFTCDDYDNQMRAAADGLLAAGFDPARDRAANLFYCGGMYGSFISFFSILERLNATQLPIAAGPDHAAVAEALVAHRADTLFGMPSYLWQLFHTEGDRLRAHGGIRTVFYGGEHFTTEQRRVLTREFGVKVIRSAAYGSTDLGPLGYQCASCDGSVHHVLTDLHTLEILDPDTDRPVPPGEPGRLVFTSRARAGQRLVRYEIGDLGRAVDGPCGCGSHVPRLELLGRHGDVVRIGTYFVNYRRIVRGAQERLAYPGEVQLLAESGADREQLTVRLDEQYAADPEAAREALLAEVPELASALAEGLLAFTVQTVPTETFERTATSGKLRTVIDLRSA; from the coding sequence GTGACCACCTCCCAACTCCACCTCTGGCAGGGTGAGTTCGTCGACGACGCCGAGGCCGCCCGGCGGATGGACGGGCTGTCCGAGTCGGCCGGGCGCATCCTGGCGCACCCGCTGCCCACGGAGGTCGTGCTCGGAGCCTGCGCCGCAGTCGGCGAAGAACTGGGCGACCCGGGCTCCACCCTGTACCGCCGACTGGCGGGGCAACTGCCCGCCGACGAGGTCACGCCCATCCTCGCCGAGCTGTCGACCGCCCTCACCCGGCAGGCGCTGGAACGCAAACTGCGCCGGGAGCTGGGCGGCCTGCGCCCGGAACGGCTGACCCGGCCGGACGCCCGCGAGACGGTCTACGAAGCCTGGGCACCCGTCGGCCTGCTGGTACACATCGCCCCCGGCAACGCCGCCTCCGTGGCCCCGCTGAGCGTCGTCGAGGGCCTGCTGGCCGGAAACCTCAACGTCCTCAAGACGAGCGCCTCCGACACGGCGCTCGCCCTCGACCTGCTCGCCGCGCTCGGCGCCGCCGACCCGACCGGGCTGATCTCCGAGCGCGTCATCGCCCTGCGCTTCCCGTCGTCACGCCGGGAGTGGCTCACGGCCCTGTGCGACCAGGCCGACGCGATCGCGGTCTGGGGCGGCGACGACGCCGTGAGCGCGGTGCGCGAACTCGCGCCGCCGGGCTGCCGGGTCGTCGCATGGGGGCACCGGGTCTCCTTCGCCTATCTGACCCGGGACGCGGCACACGACGACGCTCTGCTCGACGCGCTGGCGGCGGACGTCTGCCGCTTCGAACAACAGGCCTGCTCCAGCCCGCAAGTGGTGTATCTCGACACCGAGGACACCGACGAGGTATTCGCCTTCGCGGGCCGTTTCGCCGGGCGGCTCGCGAAGGTCTCCGGAGCCCTGCCCGCACCGCCGCCCGGCCCGGCCGAGCAGGCGGAGATCACCACCGTGCAGCGGCTCGCCCAGCTCGAACAACACCTCGGCCTCACCCGTGTGTTCGCCGCCGAGGACGGTACCTGGCGCGTGCTGGCGGACGCCCGCCCCGTGCTCGACGCCTCTCCCCTGCACCGCAGCGTCTGGGTGAAGCCCCTGCCCCGGCGCCGGATCACCACGGTGCTGCGGCCGATGCGCCGCTATCTGCAGACCGCCGCGATCGGCGGCGACCGGGCGGACGTGGCCGCGCTGTCGCGTGCGATGTTCGCCGCCGGCGTCACCCGGGTCACTCCGGTCGGTTCCATGCTGGAGGGCTACGACGGTGAGCCCCACGACGGTGTCTACGCCCTGCAGCGCTACAGCCGCCGGGTGAGCCTGCGCGCACCGGGCACGGACTTCGGCACCGTGGCATGCCTGGACGACCTGGTGGAACCCCCGGTTCTGCCCGCGGCGCCCAGCGGGCCGTTGCTCGGCAAGGAGGAAGTGCAGCGCGCGCTCACCTCGCTGGAGCCACGTCACGCGCACCTGTACTTCCGCAGCGGCGGCTCCACGGGCGCGCCGGCGCTGTCCGTGTTCACCTGCGACGACTACGACAACCAGATGCGCGCCGCAGCCGACGGACTGCTCGCTGCGGGCTTCGACCCGGCCCGCGACCGGGCGGCCAACCTGTTCTACTGCGGCGGGATGTACGGCAGTTTCATCAGCTTCTTCTCCATCCTGGAGCGGCTGAACGCCACCCAGCTCCCCATCGCGGCCGGGCCCGACCACGCCGCGGTCGCGGAGGCGCTGGTCGCCCACCGGGCCGACACCCTCTTCGGCATGCCGTCCTACCTGTGGCAGCTGTTCCATACCGAGGGCGACCGGCTGCGCGCCCACGGCGGCATCCGGACGGTGTTCTACGGCGGTGAGCACTTCACCACCGAGCAACGCCGTGTGCTGACACGGGAGTTCGGCGTCAAAGTGATCCGGTCCGCCGCCTACGGCAGTACCGATCTGGGCCCGCTGGGCTACCAGTGCGCCTCCTGCGACGGCTCGGTCCACCATGTGCTGACCGACCTGCACACGCTGGAGATCCTCGATCCGGACACCGACCGGCCGGTTCCGCCGGGTGAGCCGGGACGCCTGGTGTTCACCTCCCGCGCACGCGCGGGACAGCGACTGGTGCGCTATGAGATCGGCGACCTGGGGCGCGCCGTGGACGGTCCCTGCGGCTGTGGCAGCCACGTGCCCCGGCTCGAACTGCTCGGACGTCACGGCGACGTCGTACGCATCGGCACGTACTTCGTCAACTACCGGCGCATCGTGCGAGGGGCCCAGGAACGCCTCGCCTACCCCGGCGAGGTCCAACTCCTCGCCGAATCCGGTGCCGACCGGGAACAGCTGACCGTCCGGCTCGACGAGCAGTACGCGGCCGACCCCGAGGCGGCGAGGGAGGCTCTGCTGGCCGAGGTGCCGGAACTGGCCTCGGCACTGGCGGAGGGCCTCCTGGCCTTCACCGTCCAGACCGTACCCACGGAGACGTTCGAGCGCACGGCCACCAGCGGGAAGCTGCGCACGGTCATCGACCTGCGGTCGGCGTAG
- the mmsA gene encoding multiple monosaccharide ABC transporter ATP-binding protein gives MTQAPPLLEMRGITKTFPGVKALADVNLVVREGEIHALCGENGAGKSTLMKVLSGVHPHGSYTGEIRYRGEEVRFQDIRASEQAGIAIIHQELALVPGMSITENIFLGNEPRRRGAIDWKAAQRRALELMERVGLREDPDTLIKDIGVGKQQLVEIAKAFAKDVRLLILDEPTAALNETDSQHLLDLLRGFRERGITSIIISHKLNEIEAVADTITILRDGRTIESLDVKADGVDEDRIVRGMVGRELSSRFPDHVPGIGEVFFEVRDWTVRHPSSDDRLVCKGSSFNVRRGEIVGFAGLMGAGRTELAMSLFGRSYGTYLSGRVFKDGKEIQLKSVASAIRHGLAYVSEDRKSIGLNLLDDIKTSMVSAKLSKIARRGVVDPVREHRVAEEYRGSLRIKTPGVDEGVVKLSGGNQQKVVLAKWMFTDPDLLILDEPTRGIDVGAKYEIYGIIQRLVGQGKGVVVISSELPELIGLCDRIYTVFEGTITGEVERRDADPELLMKQMTATKTATKKSPTS, from the coding sequence ATGACCCAGGCACCGCCCTTGCTGGAGATGCGCGGGATCACCAAGACGTTCCCCGGTGTCAAGGCGCTCGCCGACGTCAACCTGGTCGTGCGGGAGGGCGAGATCCACGCGCTCTGCGGGGAGAACGGCGCCGGCAAGTCCACGTTGATGAAGGTGCTGAGCGGCGTGCACCCGCACGGGAGCTACACCGGCGAGATCCGCTACCGGGGCGAGGAGGTCCGCTTCCAGGACATCCGGGCCAGTGAGCAGGCCGGCATCGCGATCATCCACCAGGAGCTGGCGCTGGTGCCCGGCATGTCGATCACCGAGAACATCTTCCTCGGCAACGAGCCGCGCAGACGCGGCGCGATCGACTGGAAGGCCGCCCAGCGCCGGGCGCTGGAGCTGATGGAGCGTGTCGGGCTCCGGGAGGACCCCGACACACTGATCAAGGACATCGGCGTCGGCAAGCAGCAACTCGTGGAGATCGCCAAGGCGTTCGCGAAGGACGTACGACTGCTGATACTCGACGAGCCGACCGCGGCTCTCAACGAGACCGACTCCCAGCACCTGCTCGATCTGCTGCGCGGCTTCCGGGAGCGGGGCATCACCTCGATCATCATCTCGCACAAGCTGAACGAGATCGAGGCGGTCGCCGACACCATCACGATCCTGCGCGACGGCCGCACCATCGAGAGCCTCGACGTCAAGGCCGACGGCGTCGACGAGGACCGTATCGTGCGCGGGATGGTCGGCCGTGAGCTCAGCAGCCGGTTCCCCGACCATGTGCCCGGCATCGGCGAGGTGTTCTTCGAGGTCCGCGACTGGACGGTACGGCACCCGAGTTCGGACGACCGGCTCGTGTGCAAGGGCTCGTCCTTCAACGTCCGGCGCGGCGAGATCGTCGGCTTCGCCGGTCTGATGGGTGCGGGTCGTACCGAGCTCGCGATGAGCCTGTTCGGCCGTTCGTACGGCACTTACCTGTCCGGCCGGGTCTTCAAGGACGGCAAGGAGATCCAGCTGAAGTCGGTGGCGTCCGCCATCCGGCACGGCCTCGCCTATGTCAGTGAGGACCGCAAGTCGATCGGGCTCAATCTGCTGGACGACATCAAGACCTCGATGGTGTCCGCCAAGCTGTCGAAGATCGCCAGGCGCGGAGTCGTCGATCCGGTACGCGAACATCGCGTCGCCGAGGAGTACCGCGGGAGTCTGAGGATCAAGACCCCCGGCGTCGACGAGGGTGTCGTGAAGCTCTCCGGCGGCAATCAGCAGAAGGTCGTCCTGGCAAAGTGGATGTTCACCGATCCGGACCTTCTCATTCTCGACGAGCCGACCCGCGGCATCGACGTCGGCGCCAAGTACGAGATCTACGGGATCATCCAGCGGCTCGTCGGCCAGGGAAAGGGCGTCGTCGTCATCTCCTCGGAGCTGCCGGAGCTCATCGGTCTGTGCGACCGCATCTACACGGTGTTCGAAGGCACCATCACCGGCGAGGTGGAGCGCCGTGATGCCGACCCGGAACTCCTGATGAAGCAGATGACCGCCACGAAGACCGCTACGAAGAAGAGCCCAACCTCATGA
- the mmsB gene encoding multiple monosaccharide ABC transporter permease yields MSRIKELQKNLFGGTTSNARQFGMIFTLVAIVLLFQIWTGGLTLTSGNLIAVVSQYSYILILAIGMLMVIVAGHIDLSVGSVAAFTGIVVAKAMQEHSLPWPVGILLGLLVGALIGAWQGFWVAYVGVPAFIVTLAGMMLFRGGNQYIGNADTVPVPAGFRKIGAGFLPEVGPDTGYNNLTLLLGLAACAGMVWREWRARQTRREMKADVAPLWITVVRLVVMLGVIVFATLRFAGGRIGTSLPISGIILIVLVLAYSYYTRNTIGGRHIYAVGGNARAAELSGVKLKRVNFLVMMNMSVLAALAGMIFVARSAASGPQDGLSWELDAIAAVFIGGAAVTGGLGTISGSIVGGLVMALLNNGLQLEGVGSDMVQIIKGLVLLLAVAFDVYSKRQGRFSIIGSLMRPFRKDEPATTVEPPAPSSDPDKAPVAG; encoded by the coding sequence ATGAGCCGAATAAAAGAGCTGCAGAAGAACCTCTTCGGAGGCACGACCTCCAACGCCCGCCAGTTCGGAATGATCTTCACCCTCGTGGCGATCGTCCTGCTGTTCCAGATCTGGACCGGAGGCCTGACCCTGACCTCCGGCAACCTCATCGCGGTCGTCAGCCAGTACTCCTACATCCTGATCCTGGCCATCGGCATGCTGATGGTGATCGTCGCCGGGCACATCGACCTCTCGGTCGGCTCCGTCGCGGCATTCACCGGCATCGTCGTCGCCAAGGCGATGCAGGAGCACTCGCTTCCCTGGCCGGTGGGCATCCTGCTCGGCCTGCTCGTCGGCGCGCTGATCGGCGCCTGGCAGGGGTTCTGGGTCGCCTACGTGGGAGTGCCGGCGTTCATCGTGACCCTGGCCGGGATGATGCTGTTCCGCGGCGGCAACCAGTACATCGGCAACGCCGACACGGTGCCGGTTCCCGCCGGGTTCCGCAAGATCGGTGCCGGCTTCCTGCCCGAGGTGGGGCCGGACACCGGATACAACAACCTGACGCTGCTGCTCGGTCTGGCCGCCTGCGCCGGCATGGTGTGGCGCGAGTGGAGGGCACGTCAGACCCGGCGTGAGATGAAGGCGGACGTCGCGCCGCTGTGGATCACGGTGGTCCGTCTGGTCGTGATGCTGGGTGTCATCGTCTTCGCCACACTGCGCTTCGCCGGCGGCCGTATCGGCACCAGCCTGCCGATCTCCGGCATCATCCTGATCGTCCTGGTGCTCGCGTACTCGTACTACACCCGCAACACCATCGGCGGACGGCACATCTACGCCGTGGGCGGCAACGCCCGTGCGGCCGAACTGTCGGGCGTGAAGCTCAAGCGGGTCAACTTCCTCGTCATGATGAACATGTCCGTCCTGGCCGCCCTGGCCGGCATGATCTTCGTTGCGCGGTCCGCGGCTTCCGGCCCGCAGGACGGTCTGAGCTGGGAACTCGACGCCATCGCGGCCGTGTTCATCGGCGGTGCGGCGGTCACCGGTGGCCTCGGTACGATCAGCGGCTCGATCGTCGGTGGTCTCGTCATGGCTCTGCTCAACAACGGTCTGCAACTGGAGGGCGTCGGCTCCGACATGGTCCAGATCATCAAGGGCCTGGTCCTCCTTCTCGCCGTCGCGTTCGACGTGTACAGCAAGCGTCAGGGACGTTTCTCGATCATCGGATCGCTCATGCGTCCGTTCCGGAAGGACGAGCCGGCCACCACGGTCGAACCACCGGCTCCGAGCTCCGATCCCGACAAGGCTCCGGTCGCAGGCTGA
- a CDS encoding substrate-binding domain-containing protein, protein MRRIITRGIAAVGAVALLALGTACSNEREGSGSSGGKDAKGFAQDSLIGVALPAKTSENWVLAGDLFTDGLKKAGFKADVQYAGASTTVADQQSQISSMVTKGAKVIVIGATDASQLATQVAQAKQAGATVIAYDRLITNTPDVDYYVAFDNFKVGELQGQALVDGMKAKKPKGPWTIELFSGSPDDNNSKVFFDGAMSVLKPYIDKGDIVVGSGQKDIKQTAIQGWKAENAQQRMDSLLTSTYNGGKKLDGVLSPNDTLARAIITSVKGAGKPVPVVTGQDSEVESVKSIMAGEQYSTINKDTRKLVAETVDMVKSLQKGDKPKINDTKSYNNGSKVVPAYLLPPVIVTKKNAAEAYANDPKLAPLTK, encoded by the coding sequence ATGCGCAGAATCATCACCAGAGGCATCGCCGCGGTCGGCGCCGTCGCACTGCTCGCCCTGGGCACGGCATGCTCCAACGAGCGTGAGGGCTCCGGCAGCTCCGGTGGCAAGGACGCCAAGGGCTTCGCGCAGGACTCCCTCATCGGTGTCGCGCTTCCGGCCAAGACGTCGGAGAACTGGGTGCTCGCCGGTGACCTGTTCACCGACGGCCTCAAGAAGGCAGGCTTCAAGGCCGACGTGCAGTACGCGGGCGCCTCGACCACCGTCGCCGATCAGCAGTCGCAGATATCCTCCATGGTCACCAAGGGCGCGAAGGTGATCGTCATCGGAGCGACCGACGCCTCGCAGCTCGCCACTCAGGTCGCGCAGGCCAAGCAGGCCGGAGCGACCGTCATCGCCTACGACCGGCTCATCACCAACACCCCCGACGTCGACTACTACGTCGCGTTCGACAACTTCAAGGTCGGCGAGCTGCAGGGACAGGCCCTCGTCGACGGCATGAAGGCGAAGAAGCCGAAGGGGCCGTGGACGATCGAGTTGTTCTCCGGGTCGCCGGACGACAACAACTCCAAGGTCTTCTTCGACGGTGCGATGAGCGTGCTCAAGCCCTACATCGACAAGGGCGACATCGTTGTCGGATCGGGGCAGAAGGACATCAAGCAGACCGCGATCCAGGGCTGGAAGGCCGAGAACGCGCAGCAGCGCATGGACTCGCTGCTGACCTCGACCTACAACGGCGGCAAGAAGCTCGACGGCGTGCTGTCGCCGAACGACACCCTCGCCCGCGCGATCATCACCTCGGTGAAGGGCGCCGGCAAGCCGGTCCCGGTCGTCACGGGTCAGGACTCCGAGGTCGAGTCGGTCAAGTCGATCATGGCCGGTGAACAGTACTCGACCATCAACAAGGACACCCGCAAGCTCGTCGCCGAGACCGTCGACATGGTCAAGTCCCTGCAGAAGGGCGACAAGCCGAAGATCAACGACACCAAGTCGTACAACAACGGCTCCAAGGTCGTCCCGGCCTACCTGCTCCCGCCGGTCATCGTGACCAAGAAGAACGCGGCCGAGGCCTACGCCAACGACCCCAAGTTGGCTCCCCTCACCAAGTAG
- a CDS encoding transglycosylase SLT domain-containing protein produces MTAITAPRRLARLRTLALTGLATTGAAAAALTLMPASAQAAEAPQSAHSVTAPSGNSNTDPKGGTGTAGNLDGWIKQSLAIMKEKGIPGSYDGLHRNIMRESGGNPSAQNNWDVNAQNGTPSKGLLQVIEPTFNAYHVAGTAQNVTDPVANITAAANYAAQRYGSIDNVNSAY; encoded by the coding sequence ATGACCGCGATCACCGCCCCCCGCCGCCTTGCCCGCCTGCGCACTCTCGCCCTGACCGGCCTCGCCACCACCGGCGCCGCAGCCGCTGCCCTCACGCTGATGCCGGCCTCCGCGCAGGCCGCCGAAGCGCCGCAGTCCGCCCACAGCGTCACGGCTCCCTCCGGCAACAGCAACACCGACCCCAAGGGCGGCACCGGCACCGCGGGGAACCTCGACGGCTGGATCAAGCAGTCGCTGGCCATCATGAAGGAGAAGGGCATCCCCGGCAGCTACGACGGCCTGCACCGCAACATCATGCGTGAGTCCGGCGGCAACCCCAGCGCCCAGAACAACTGGGACGTCAACGCGCAGAACGGCACCCCGTCCAAGGGCCTCCTGCAGGTGATCGAACCCACCTTCAACGCCTACCACGTCGCCGGCACCGCCCAGAACGTCACCGACCCGGTGGCCAACATCACCGCCGCCGCCAACTACGCCGCGCAGCGCTACGGTTCCATCGACAACGTCAACTCCGCGTACTGA
- a CDS encoding asparaginase, whose product MGVALFTLGGTISMTSHTRGVESGPVVSRLNGADLAAAVPGLDRLGTPLDIHDIEAVPSADLTFAHVLALVEAASRAVRAGACGVVVTQGTDTLEETAFLIDLVWPHAEPFVLTGAMRNPTLAGHDGPANLLAAARTAASPASHGLGALVVFNDEIHAARWVRKTHSTSTATFASPNTGPIGHVIEGQVRVLTAPARRCAPYPRPEALDKTRVALHTVTLDEDADVVTAVAGASQGLVVAGFGVGHVPSKLADLLGTLAERMPVVLTSRTGGGSVLRHTYGAIGSETDLQRRGLINGGLLDPYKARILLRLMLAGGADREAIIAAFAEHG is encoded by the coding sequence ATGGGCGTCGCGCTGTTCACGCTCGGCGGCACGATATCGATGACGAGCCACACGCGGGGCGTCGAAAGCGGACCGGTGGTCAGCCGGTTGAACGGCGCCGACCTCGCCGCGGCCGTGCCCGGGCTCGACCGGCTCGGAACGCCCCTGGACATCCACGACATCGAGGCAGTCCCCAGCGCGGATCTGACGTTCGCGCACGTCCTGGCCCTGGTGGAAGCCGCGTCACGGGCGGTGCGGGCCGGGGCTTGCGGGGTGGTGGTCACCCAGGGGACCGACACTCTGGAAGAGACCGCGTTCCTCATCGACCTGGTCTGGCCGCACGCCGAGCCGTTCGTCCTGACCGGGGCCATGCGCAACCCGACACTCGCGGGACACGACGGCCCCGCGAACCTGCTCGCCGCCGCCCGTACCGCCGCCTCTCCCGCGAGCCACGGCCTGGGAGCACTGGTCGTCTTCAACGACGAGATCCACGCCGCCCGCTGGGTGCGCAAGACCCACAGCACCAGTACCGCCACGTTCGCCTCGCCCAACACCGGCCCGATCGGTCACGTCATCGAAGGCCAGGTCCGAGTACTGACGGCGCCGGCACGCCGCTGCGCGCCGTATCCGCGGCCTGAAGCGCTGGACAAGACCCGAGTCGCGTTGCACACCGTCACCCTCGACGAGGACGCGGACGTCGTCACTGCCGTCGCCGGGGCGAGTCAGGGCCTGGTCGTCGCCGGCTTCGGCGTCGGCCATGTACCGAGCAAACTCGCCGATCTCCTGGGAACTCTCGCCGAACGCATGCCCGTTGTGCTCACCTCCCGCACCGGCGGCGGATCCGTACTGCGGCACACCTACGGCGCCATCGGATCGGAGACGGACCTGCAACGCCGCGGCCTCATCAACGGCGGCCTTCTCGACCCTTACAAGGCCCGCATCCTCCTCCGGCTCATGCTGGCCGGCGGCGCCGATCGCGAGGCGATCATCGCAGCGTTCGCTGAGCACGGCTGA
- a CDS encoding NADPH-dependent FMN reductase → MTTSATRYSSRSPSGRVDALRADSANARLASPLARLISDTGATVDLAAMRDFDMPLYGGDMEATEGLPPGALARRERLEKSDSVVISSPEYNASLPGVLKNALDWVSRVRPQPFKTKHAMLVPPLRPWSAGTAGCGP, encoded by the coding sequence GTGACCACGTCGGCGACCCGGTACAGCAGCCGGTCGCCGAGCGGCAGGGTCGACGCCCTGCGGGCCGATTCGGCCAACGCCCGCCTCGCCTCCCCATTGGCCCGGCTCATCTCCGACACCGGCGCCACCGTCGACCTCGCCGCCATGCGCGACTTCGACATGCCCCTGTACGGCGGCGACATGGAAGCCACCGAAGGGCTGCCGCCCGGCGCCCTCGCCCGGCGCGAGCGGCTCGAGAAGAGCGACTCCGTCGTCATCTCCTCGCCGGAGTACAACGCCTCCCTGCCGGGAGTGCTGAAGAACGCGCTCGACTGGGTCTCACGTGTCCGGCCGCAGCCGTTCAAGACCAAGCACGCGATGCTCGTCCCGCCTCTCCGTCCCTGGTCGGCGGGAACCGCGGGCTGTGGGCCCTGA